In Halobacteria archaeon AArc-dxtr1, the sequence GGTCGTCCATGCGCTGGAGAGAGTCGGCGTCCGTCTCGTCCGCTTCGAGAAGCGCCTCGGCGGCCCGTCTGAGCATCACCTTACTGATTCGGGCGACGCTGTGGCTGTAGACGGTCGGGTTCATCAGCGCCCGGGCGACCAGCAGACTCTCTGCGGTCTGGACGTTCCCCTCGCGGAGGACGAGCTCGTCGTCGACGAACGTGAGCTCGCGGACGAGCCGGCCGTGGTCGATCGTCCCGTAGGGAACGCCGGTGTGGTGGGCGTCCCGTACGAGGTAGTCCATCCGGTCGACGTCGAGTTCGCCCGAAACGAGCTGGCCGTAGCGCCCTTCGCCAGCGACCAGATCGGCGATCGCATCTGGCTCGAGATCGTGGTCGCGCAGTACCTCGCCGACCGGCCCCGACGCGAGGAGATCGTGGACGTCGTCGTGGTACCGCCCCGTCCGACGGTAGGTCAACGGCTCCAGATTGTGGCTGAACGGCCCGTGGCCGACGTCGTGTAGCAGCGCCGCGGCGCCGATTCGGGACGCCTGCTGGCCCTCGATTCCGAGGTGTGAGAGGGCCTCGCAGGCGAGGTGGTAGACGCCGAGACTGTGCTCGAAGCGGGTGTGGTTCGCCGAGGGGTAGACCAGCGAGACGGTC encodes:
- a CDS encoding HD domain-containing protein; translated protein: MKIVKDSVHDHIEVASVARDLLDTPAVQRLRGIRQLGTVSLVYPSANHTRFEHSLGVYHLACEALSHLGIEGQQASRIGAAALLHDVGHGPFSHNLEPLTYRRTGRYHDDVHDLLASGPVGEVLRDHDLEPDAIADLVAGEGRYGQLVSGELDVDRMDYLVRDAHHTGVPYGTIDHGRLVRELTFVDDELVLREGNVQTAESLLVARALMNPTVYSHSVARISKVMLRRAAEALLEADETDADSLQRMDDHDLIAALRRCEATRDLSRRLDHRDLYKRAVWAEIDDVPGGIIEADHEQIRTFEREIADQAAVDPDAVIVDVPDRPTMTESTSRVVVNGDIRPLGRQSPLVEALRAAQSSQWRLGVYCPADVRDRVGREALAVLGLDIDGPLVSEVRNGLSTTLDQFGGDANG